The Melospiza melodia melodia isolate bMelMel2 chromosome 23, bMelMel2.pri, whole genome shotgun sequence genome contains a region encoding:
- the LOC134428441 gene encoding interleukin-1 beta-like — translation LHHVPLPFSLNEETLYGPSCLCPQKVRLRWWEWWGPCCMEARLSPYIPFLPQKTRLDLEGTSPGVGIQVTVTKGPLSRTFRQAAVLVVAVTKLLKQPARKDFADSDLGSFLDDIFEPVSFQCIKGSYTRAPVFRYTRSQSFDILDIDHKCFVLESPTQLVALHLQGPSAGQKVKLNIALYRPRSSQGAPGSGRVPVALGIKGYQLYMSCVMSGTKPVLQLEEADIRRDIESVELTRFIFYRLDSPAEGTTRFESAAFPGWFICTSLQPRQPVGITNTPDQVNIATYELSGR, via the exons CTTCACCACGTCCCTTTGCCTTTCAGCCTGAATGAGGAGACGTTGTATGGCCCCAGCTGTCTGTGCCCGCAGAAGGTAAGGCTGAGGTGGTGGGAGTGGTGGGGTCCGTGTTGTATGGAAGCCAGGCTCTCACCCTACATCCCCTTTCTTCCGCAGAAGACCCGGCTGGACTTGGAGGGGACATCGCCTGGGGTGGGCATCCAAGTGACAGTGACAAAAGGACCCCTTTCCAGGACGTTTCGCCAGGCTGCCGTCCTGGTGGTGGCTGTGACCAAGCTCTTGAAGCAGCCGGCACGCAAGGACTTTGCAGACAGTGACCTTGGCAGCTTCTTGGATGATATTTTCG AGCCTGTCTCCTTCCAGTGCATCAAGGGCAGTTATACCAGGGCACCCGTTTTCCGCTACACTCGCTCCCAGTCCTTCGACATCTTGGACATTGACCACAAGTGCTTCGTACTGGAGTCACCCACCCAGCTGGTGGCCCTGCACCTACAGGGACCCTCTGCTGGACAGAAAG TGAAGCTCAACATTGCTCTGTACCGTCCCCGGTCATCGCAGGGCGCTCCAGGCTCTGGGAGGGTGCCGGTGGCCTTGGGTATCAAGGGCTACCAGCTCTACATGTCATGTGTGATGAGTGGCACCAAGCCCGTGCTGCAGCTGGAG GAAGCTGACATCAGGAGGGATATTGAGAGCGTGGAGCTGACCCGCTTCATCTTCTACCGCCTGGACAGCCCAGCTGAGGGGACCACACGCTTCGAGTCGGCCGCCTTCCCTGGCTGGTTCATCTGCACATCCCTGCAGCCCCGCCAGCCCGTGGGCATCACCAACACCCCAGACCAGGTGAACATCGCTACCTATGAGCTGAGCGGGCGCTGA
- the LOC134428407 gene encoding cytoskeleton-associated protein 2-like isoform X2, with the protein MSQNTNNQPLQLKPELPKASDMHARPVPRTPGTTDERRKQLEEWLAAKGRTYKRPPMRLLQKQAVIPSCRKGKPTEKQEQHFRAQANSILTECLQLIEEPVEDLRETALNLLKDAGQKLEGAKGEEAPPREPITPCPAERRPLASTPGLVGRHMTSLPPSVKLLVTSATRGRELPEHREFKFLTPVRRSLRTERARSRYPEMLKDHDPVVSALSEILAAEEETCFFFRRNKALPEVTELEGLSSYPPKRP; encoded by the exons ATGTCACAAAATACAAATAACCAGCCTTTGCAGCTTAAACCAGAGCTGCCAAAGGCAAGTGACATGCATGCTCGGCCTGTTCCAAGGACTCCGGGAACTACAGATGAGCGCAG gaaacagctggaggAGTGGTTGGCAGCCAAAGGCAGGACATACAAGCGGCCGCCAATGAGGTTGCTTCAGAAGCAGGCGGTGATACCATCCTGCAGAAAGGGCAAGCCAACAGAGAAACAAGAGCAGCACTTCCGAGCCCAGGCAAACAGCATATTAACTGAGTGCCTGCAGCTCATTGAGGAg ccagttGAAGATCTCCGAGAAACTGCTCTCAATCTTTTGAAGGATGCAGGCCAGAAACTGGAAG GAGCAAAGGGAGAAGAAGCCCCTCCTCGGGAGCCTATCACACCTTGTCCCGCTGAGAGGCGTCCTTTAGCATCAACTCCAGGCCTGGTGGGGAGGCACAtgacctccctccctccctcagtcAAATTACTGGTTACATCAGCAACCAG AGGAAGGGAATTGCCAGAACACAGAGAATTTAAATTTCTAACCCCTGTGCGGCGCTCCCTGCGGACTGAGAGGGCTCGGAGTCGCTACCCAGAGATGCTAAAGGACCATGACCCTGTGGTGTCAGCTCTCAGTGAAATCCTGGCTGCCGAGGAGGAGACATGCTTCTTCTTCCGGAGGAACAAGGCTTTGCCTGAAGTGACAGAGCTGGAGGGCTTGAGCTCATATCCACCCAAGCGCCCCTGA
- the LOC134428407 gene encoding cytoskeleton-associated protein 2-like isoform X1, with protein sequence MSQNTNNQPLQLKPELPKASDMHARPVPRTPGTTDERRKQLEEWLAAKGRTYKRPPMRLLQKQAVIPSCRKGKPTEKQEQHFRAQANSILTECLQLIEEGVHAEEISTVLSLVPQAEKFAKFWICQAKLLAQSGPFDVLQLYREAVSAGAEPVEDLRETALNLLKDAGQKLEGAKGEEAPPREPITPCPAERRPLASTPGLVGRHMTSLPPSVKLLVTSATRGRELPEHREFKFLTPVRRSLRTERARSRYPEMLKDHDPVVSALSEILAAEEETCFFFRRNKALPEVTELEGLSSYPPKRP encoded by the exons ATGTCACAAAATACAAATAACCAGCCTTTGCAGCTTAAACCAGAGCTGCCAAAGGCAAGTGACATGCATGCTCGGCCTGTTCCAAGGACTCCGGGAACTACAGATGAGCGCAG gaaacagctggaggAGTGGTTGGCAGCCAAAGGCAGGACATACAAGCGGCCGCCAATGAGGTTGCTTCAGAAGCAGGCGGTGATACCATCCTGCAGAAAGGGCAAGCCAACAGAGAAACAAGAGCAGCACTTCCGAGCCCAGGCAAACAGCATATTAACTGAGTGCCTGCAGCTCATTGAGGAg GGTGTCCATGCAGAGGAGATCTCAACAGTGCTGTCCCTTGTGCCCCAGGCAGAGAAATTTGCCAAATTCTGGATCTGCCAAGCAAAGCTGCTGGCCCAGAGTGGCCCCTTTGATGTGTTGCAGCTGTACAGAGAAGCAGTCAGCGCTGGGGCTGAG ccagttGAAGATCTCCGAGAAACTGCTCTCAATCTTTTGAAGGATGCAGGCCAGAAACTGGAAG GAGCAAAGGGAGAAGAAGCCCCTCCTCGGGAGCCTATCACACCTTGTCCCGCTGAGAGGCGTCCTTTAGCATCAACTCCAGGCCTGGTGGGGAGGCACAtgacctccctccctccctcagtcAAATTACTGGTTACATCAGCAACCAG AGGAAGGGAATTGCCAGAACACAGAGAATTTAAATTTCTAACCCCTGTGCGGCGCTCCCTGCGGACTGAGAGGGCTCGGAGTCGCTACCCAGAGATGCTAAAGGACCATGACCCTGTGGTGTCAGCTCTCAGTGAAATCCTGGCTGCCGAGGAGGAGACATGCTTCTTCTTCCGGAGGAACAAGGCTTTGCCTGAAGTGACAGAGCTGGAGGGCTTGAGCTCATATCCACCCAAGCGCCCCTGA